GATGCTCCTCGAGGCGGTGGACGAGCTGGATCTCAGCCTGTCCCTGGGTGGCGCCGATGCCTCTTCCGGCCTGGCCAAGGGCGTGAAGATGATCCGCGACGGACTGCTCGGCAAATTGCAGCAGGCGGGCGTCGAGCGGCTGCAGTTGGTGGGTCAGCCGTACGATCCCAACACGGCCGAGGCCACGGACATGGAGATCACCCCCAATCCCGAGGAGGATCAGCGGGTGGTGGCGGAGGCCCGGGCGGGCTACCGGATGAAGGACCGCATCATCCGCCCGGCGCGGGTGAAGGTGGCCAAGTACGTCGCTCCCGCGAAGGCCTGAGCCGTTCGCCGGGAGTGGTTCCTCGAAGGAGTTCCTCCCGAGAGGGCGGGCGGCTAGGGTGGGTCGTGAGTCCCCCCGCCGCGCGAGTCCGGATTCGCCGGGAAGACGCGGGGCGGGTGGTTGTTCGCTCCTCCCGACATGACCCGAGCCGTGAACCTCCGCCCCTTCTCGCCGCATGCCTCGTGGACCGCCCTGCTGGTGCTGATGCTCGCCGCGTCGGTGGCCGATGCGCAGCAGGGACCGCTGGAGCCCTGGCTCGAGGCCCGGGCGCGCGAGCACACGGCCTGGTCGCAAGACACGGTCCGCGGGCAGGAGGGCGCCACGGGCCTGTGGCGCGAGTGGACCTCGCGCGAGCCGATGCTGCCGGGCTTCGTGCCGCCCAGCTCCCTGGCGCCGCTCATCCGGGCCGTGGAGGCGGGCGTGGTGAACATCAGTGCCTCGGGGGCGGACAACCCCGTCATGGGCGCGGCGCGCTCGGCGACCGGCTCGGGCTTCCTCCTCACCCCCGAGGGCCTGGTGGTGACGAACAACCACGTGGTGGCGCGCGGGGACGTGGAGGCCCGGGAGATCGTGGTGCGCCTGTCCGACGGGCGGGAGTTCCTCTCCGAGGTGGTGGGGCGGGATGCGTCCACGGACGTGGCGCTCCTGCGGCTGTTGGGTCAGGACGTGCGGGGCCTGCCGGCGGTGTACCTGGGGGACTCGGACCGGCTGGAGGTGGGCGACTGGGTGGTGGCCATCGGCAACCCGTTCGGGTTGGATCACTCGGTGTCGCACGGGATGATCTCCGCCAAGGAGCGGGTGATCGGCGTGGGCCCCTTCGATGACTTCATCCAGACGGACGCCCTCATCAACCCGGGCAACTCGGGCGGGCCGCTCTTCAACATGCGTGGCGAGGTGGTGGGCGTGAACACGGCCATCATCAGCGAGGGGCAGGGCATTGGCTTCGCGGTGCCCATCAACATGGTGAAGGATCTGCTGCCCAACCTGAGCCGCAATGGCCAGCTGCAGCGCGGGTGGCTGGGGGTGGTGATCGACGAGCAGTCCCAGGTGGGCACCCGCGCCGCGGTCGTCAAGCAGGTGTACCGCAACAGCCCGGCGGCGCAGGCGGGCATCCGCTCGGGGGATCAACTGGTGGGGGTGAACGGCAAGCCCGTGGACTCCTACCAGCAACTGCTGCGCAAGGTGACCATGCTGGCGCCGCAGACCCAGGTGAAGCTCACGCTGCTGCGCGAGGGCGAGTCGCGGGACGTGGTGGTGAAGCTGACCGCCCGCCCGGCGCAGGAGGTGCTGTCGGCCCTGTCGAGCGCCGGCAACCTGGGCGACTTCGGCCTGGTGCTGCGCGACGTCTCCCCCGAGGTGGCGGCGCCCCTGGGGCTGGAGCCCTACGCGGGGGTGCTGGTATCGGGGGTGGTGCCGCGCTCCGCGGCGGCCCGCGCGGGCCTGCAGCCCGGGGACGTGGTGACGGAGGTCAACCGCCGCAAGGTGAAGGACGTGGGGGCGGTGAAGGGCGCGCTGGAGCGGGGCTCGGGCGCCGCCGTGCTGCTGCGCATCCAGCGCGGCGAGCGGCAACAGTACGTCGCGCTGGATCCCTGAGCGCGCCGTCGCGGCTACTTCTTCTTCGCCTTCGCCTCGTCGGCGAACCACAGGCCGAGCGGCTCGCCGGTGCGCGCGTTCGTCAAGAGCAGCGCCTCGATGCGGGCGGACACGCCGTACTGCTTGCCGCTGCCCTGCTTGCGCTCCAGTCCCCAGAGCGTCTGCGGCGCGAAGATGACCTGGAGCCGGACCTGGCGCGAGGAGAACAGGCGCATGAAGTCGGTGGCGTTCCACCCGGGCGGCGTGGAGCCCGTGACGCGCAGGGGGGGCAACAGGGGCTTGTCGTCCGCCGTCAACTGCCCGGGCGCCCCCTGGGTGAGCACGTAGGCGCCTCCGGGGAAGGAGGGGGTGACCTCGATGACGTAGTTGCCACTGCCGGGCTGGTACGGGCCCGGGCGGACCATCGTCGCCACGTCCTCGCCGACGATCATGTACAGCCGTTTGCCCTCATACTGTTTGCGGAAGGCCTCGGCGGCGTCTCGGCAGCCCAGGCCCGCGAACAGGCCACTGCACTCCCCCACGTACTTGTCCAGG
Above is a window of Cystobacter fuscus DNA encoding:
- a CDS encoding trypsin-like peptidase domain-containing protein — encoded protein: MTRAVNLRPFSPHASWTALLVLMLAASVADAQQGPLEPWLEARAREHTAWSQDTVRGQEGATGLWREWTSREPMLPGFVPPSSLAPLIRAVEAGVVNISASGADNPVMGAARSATGSGFLLTPEGLVVTNNHVVARGDVEAREIVVRLSDGREFLSEVVGRDASTDVALLRLLGQDVRGLPAVYLGDSDRLEVGDWVVAIGNPFGLDHSVSHGMISAKERVIGVGPFDDFIQTDALINPGNSGGPLFNMRGEVVGVNTAIISEGQGIGFAVPINMVKDLLPNLSRNGQLQRGWLGVVIDEQSQVGTRAAVVKQVYRNSPAAQAGIRSGDQLVGVNGKPVDSYQQLLRKVTMLAPQTQVKLTLLREGESRDVVVKLTARPAQEVLSALSSAGNLGDFGLVLRDVSPEVAAPLGLEPYAGVLVSGVVPRSAAARAGLQPGDVVTEVNRRKVKDVGAVKGALERGSGAAVLLRIQRGERQQYVALDP
- a CDS encoding DUF6066 family protein codes for the protein MKRFILAVALLLPSLVLADADPRFARLRDQAEPLGSLSAFLDKYVGECSGLFAGLGCRDAAEAFRKQYEGKRLYMIVGEDVATMVRPGPYQPGSGNYVIEVTPSFPGGAYVLTQGAPGQLTADDKPLLPPLRVTGSTPPGWNATDFMRLFSSRQVRLQVIFAPQTLWGLERKQGSGKQYGVSARIEALLLTNARTGEPLGLWFADEAKAKKK
- the grpE gene encoding nucleotide exchange factor GrpE, which produces MNGNSRTDDRSQETQAQEPVVTSPEAAPDASAQTSSPQAASEASAEVERLQAELASTRRRVDQLARAYQELEKDREEFKQRLSRERERMLDVERGKVATMLLEAVDELDLSLSLGGADASSGLAKGVKMIRDGLLGKLQQAGVERLQLVGQPYDPNTAEATDMEITPNPEEDQRVVAEARAGYRMKDRIIRPARVKVAKYVAPAKA